The Belonocnema kinseyi isolate 2016_QV_RU_SX_M_011 chromosome 10, B_treatae_v1, whole genome shotgun sequence genome has a window encoding:
- the LOC117181336 gene encoding uncharacterized protein LOC117181336 isoform X2 gives MSEESATNSCNHNTLPKTRNSPSVQEEPEPPGRVVTDAVHERFRQKYVFCDVCRTKIIGNELSIHNHFNALHPSDEHCVYCKGKVHRYYDICKDNEKPKEFIFHKCSKYSGCVPDWGRCTSLVFTGADEQRKHLSSRGVEIFSENGNSNIQHRCHQNL, from the exons ATGTCGGAAGAAAGTGCAACAAATAGTTGTAATCACAACACTTTGCCCAAAACAAGGAACTCACCAAGTGTCCAGGAAGAGCCTGAACCACCTGGACGTGTCGTTACAGATGCAGTACATGAGCGCTTCAGACAAAAGTATGTTTTCTGTGATGTATGTAGAACCAAGATTATAGGTAATGAACTGTCAATTCATAATCACTTCAACGCTTTGCATCCATCGGATGAACACTGCGTATACTGCAAAGGAAAAGTTCACCGATACTATGACATTTGTAAGGACAACGAAAAAcctaaggaatttatttttcataaat GTTCTAAATATTCCGGCTGCGTGCCTGACTGGGGGCGTTGCACCTCTTTGGTTTTCACAGGAGCGGACGAGCAGCGGAAGCACCTGTCTTCCAGAGGCGTTGAGATATTTTCGGAGAATGG GAACAGCAATATCCAACACCGCTGCCACCAAAATTTGTGA
- the LOC117181336 gene encoding uncharacterized protein LOC117181336 isoform X1 — protein sequence MKLIDKTFDMSEESATNSCNHNTLPKTRNSPSVQEEPEPPGRVVTDAVHERFRQKYVFCDVCRTKIIGNELSIHNHFNALHPSDEHCVYCKGKVHRYYDICKDNEKPKEFIFHKCSKYSGCVPDWGRCTSLVFTGADEQRKHLSSRGVEIFSENGNSNIQHRCHQNL from the exons ATATGTCGGAAGAAAGTGCAACAAATAGTTGTAATCACAACACTTTGCCCAAAACAAGGAACTCACCAAGTGTCCAGGAAGAGCCTGAACCACCTGGACGTGTCGTTACAGATGCAGTACATGAGCGCTTCAGACAAAAGTATGTTTTCTGTGATGTATGTAGAACCAAGATTATAGGTAATGAACTGTCAATTCATAATCACTTCAACGCTTTGCATCCATCGGATGAACACTGCGTATACTGCAAAGGAAAAGTTCACCGATACTATGACATTTGTAAGGACAACGAAAAAcctaaggaatttatttttcataaat GTTCTAAATATTCCGGCTGCGTGCCTGACTGGGGGCGTTGCACCTCTTTGGTTTTCACAGGAGCGGACGAGCAGCGGAAGCACCTGTCTTCCAGAGGCGTTGAGATATTTTCGGAGAATGG GAACAGCAATATCCAACACCGCTGCCACCAAAATTTGTGA